In the genome of Leeuwenhoekiella sp. MAR_2009_132, one region contains:
- the xylA gene encoding xylose isomerase, producing MSTYFKDVSKIQFEGKGSDNPLAFKYYDENKVVAGKTLKEHMRFAMAYWHTLNNRGSDPFGAPTETFEWDKNSDPVARAKDKMDAAFEFMTKLGLPYYCFHDIDVVDEAPTLGEFENRMRTLVDYAKIKQKDSGIELLWGTSNLFSNPRYMNGAATNPNFDVLAYAGAQLKIALDATIELGGSNYVFWGGREGYMSLLNTDMNRELDHLGQFLNMCKDYGRKQGFTGNFLIEPKPMEPTKHQYDFDAATTLGFINKYGLQNDFKLNLEVNHATLASHTFEHELQVAVDAGMLGSIDANRGDYQNGWDTDQFPINVFEITQSMLVILEGGGIQGGGINFDAKVRRNSTDLNDKFIAHIAGMDTFARGLIAADHILENTNYKALRKTRYESFDSGNGAAFEKGTLSLEQLSDIGRSNGEPKSFSGQQELYEQLVANSF from the coding sequence ATGAGCACGTATTTTAAAGACGTTAGTAAAATTCAGTTTGAAGGAAAAGGAAGCGACAACCCTCTGGCCTTTAAATATTATGATGAAAACAAAGTAGTAGCCGGTAAAACGTTAAAAGAGCATATGCGCTTTGCAATGGCCTATTGGCATACTTTAAATAATAGAGGTAGTGATCCTTTTGGAGCACCTACTGAAACATTTGAATGGGACAAAAATTCAGATCCTGTAGCACGTGCAAAAGATAAAATGGATGCTGCTTTTGAATTTATGACAAAGTTAGGACTTCCTTACTATTGCTTTCATGACATAGATGTGGTTGATGAGGCCCCTACTCTTGGAGAATTTGAAAACAGAATGCGCACTCTGGTAGATTATGCAAAAATCAAACAAAAAGATAGTGGCATAGAACTTTTATGGGGTACATCTAATCTCTTTAGCAATCCGCGTTACATGAACGGTGCAGCTACTAATCCTAATTTTGATGTATTAGCTTACGCGGGGGCTCAGCTTAAAATTGCATTAGATGCAACAATAGAACTAGGTGGTTCTAATTATGTGTTTTGGGGTGGTCGAGAAGGCTATATGAGTTTATTAAATACAGATATGAACCGTGAGCTTGATCACCTGGGTCAGTTTTTAAATATGTGTAAGGATTACGGTCGCAAACAAGGGTTTACCGGTAATTTCTTGATTGAACCAAAACCTATGGAACCCACCAAACATCAATATGATTTTGATGCAGCAACTACTTTAGGTTTTATCAATAAATATGGCTTACAAAACGATTTTAAATTGAATCTTGAAGTAAACCATGCTACACTGGCGAGTCATACTTTTGAGCACGAATTACAAGTTGCAGTAGATGCAGGTATGTTAGGAAGCATTGATGCAAACCGTGGGGATTATCAAAACGGATGGGACACAGACCAGTTTCCTATTAATGTTTTTGAAATCACACAGTCTATGCTGGTTATCTTAGAAGGTGGTGGTATACAAGGCGGCGGTATTAATTTTGACGCTAAAGTACGTAGAAACTCTACAGATCTTAATGACAAATTTATCGCACACATCGCCGGTATGGATACGTTTGCACGTGGGTTAATAGCAGCAGATCACATCTTAGAGAATACAAATTATAAAGCATTGCGTAAAACACGTTATGAATCATTTGATTCTGGAAATGGTGCTGCTTTTGAAAAAGGTACACTTTCTCTAGAACAACTAAGTGATATAGGGAGAAGCAATGGTGAACCTAAATCGTTTAGCGGCCAGCAAGAATTGTATGAGCAGCTTGTTGCTAATTCATTTTAA
- a CDS encoding threonine aldolase family protein, translated as MRIDLRSDTLTKPSQGMLEAMMHAEVGDDVYKEDPSVNKLEAHIAELFGMDSALYFPTGSMTNQAAIKIHTQPGEQLIADKYAHVYNYEGGGVSFNSGVSCRLLDGHRGMITADQVEESINPPDFYHSPLTSLVCLENTTNMGGGACYDFREILKIRKVCDDHGLGLHLDGARLWNALVVTDESPKDYGAAFDTISVCLSKGLGAPMGSVLVGKQKYMDKAMRVRKVLGGGMRQVGFAAAAGLYALEHNWQRMDEDHKKAQELSVALMQHPDVAHVEPVETNILIFNLKAEVDELQFIEKLKAAQIYISALGKGKLRIVTHYDYTTEMHKRFIEFLKK; from the coding sequence ATGAGAATAGATTTGCGTAGCGACACCTTAACTAAACCTTCGCAAGGTATGCTGGAGGCTATGATGCATGCAGAAGTAGGTGATGATGTATATAAAGAAGATCCTAGTGTAAATAAACTTGAAGCTCATATAGCAGAGCTTTTTGGGATGGATAGTGCCCTGTATTTCCCTACCGGAAGTATGACGAACCAGGCAGCGATTAAAATACATACGCAGCCGGGTGAACAGCTTATCGCAGATAAATATGCACACGTTTACAATTATGAAGGCGGTGGTGTTTCTTTTAACAGCGGGGTATCGTGTAGATTACTAGATGGTCATAGAGGAATGATTACTGCAGATCAGGTTGAAGAAAGTATAAATCCGCCAGATTTTTATCATAGTCCGTTAACTTCACTCGTATGTCTTGAGAATACTACAAATATGGGAGGTGGCGCCTGTTATGATTTTAGAGAAATACTAAAAATACGTAAAGTGTGCGATGACCATGGTCTAGGCCTGCATCTTGATGGAGCCCGTTTATGGAATGCCCTTGTCGTAACCGATGAGTCTCCTAAAGATTATGGTGCTGCGTTTGACACAATTTCTGTTTGTTTATCAAAAGGTCTGGGAGCACCTATGGGATCTGTTCTGGTAGGTAAACAAAAATATATGGACAAGGCAATGCGCGTGCGTAAAGTGTTAGGAGGTGGTATGCGGCAGGTAGGTTTTGCAGCTGCTGCCGGTCTTTATGCTTTAGAGCATAATTGGCAACGTATGGATGAAGATCATAAAAAAGCTCAGGAGCTTTCTGTAGCATTAATGCAGCATCCAGATGTGGCTCACGTAGAGCCGGTAGAAACAAATATTTTGATTTTTAACTTAAAAGCAGAAGTTGACGAATTACAATTTATTGAAAAACTAAAAGCTGCCCAGATTTATATAAGTGCCTTAGGTAAAGGTAAATTACGCATCGTTACGCATTACGATTATACAACCGAAATGCACAAGAGGTTTATTGAATTTTTAAAAAAATAG
- a CDS encoding transglutaminase N-terminal domain-containing protein codes for MLYSISHTTKYDYDAPVSYCHNIAVLKSRRSLGQELLEYKIHISPEADEISERVDFFGNYITRFSIQKEHRQLKVTTVSKIRREYEQFKNDFRSDACSKVTLEQALSLLSKTEPDILEAKQFVLESIFIKKTDESILNYAKESFKPGRSVFEAAEELMQRIYIDFDFVSGFTSVSTPINEVMKNRKGVCQDFAQIAIACIRSIGLPARYVSGYIETLPPPGQQKLVGADASHAWFSIFIPGFGWVDFDPTNNQIPGDQHLVVGWGRDYYDVPPLKGVVYGSGKSKLKVEVDISRVI; via the coding sequence ATGCTCTATTCAATCTCACATACAACTAAATACGATTACGACGCACCGGTAAGTTATTGCCATAATATAGCAGTATTAAAATCGAGACGTTCTCTAGGTCAGGAGTTATTAGAATACAAAATACATATAAGCCCTGAAGCAGATGAGATTTCTGAACGTGTTGATTTCTTCGGAAATTATATAACCCGTTTTTCAATTCAGAAAGAGCATAGGCAGTTAAAAGTTACTACTGTGAGTAAAATACGCAGGGAGTATGAGCAATTTAAAAATGACTTTAGATCTGATGCCTGTTCTAAAGTAACCTTAGAACAAGCTTTATCATTACTTAGCAAAACTGAACCAGATATTTTAGAAGCAAAGCAATTTGTTCTCGAATCTATTTTCATTAAAAAGACAGATGAGTCTATTCTTAATTATGCTAAAGAAAGCTTTAAACCCGGTCGCTCTGTATTTGAAGCAGCAGAAGAGTTAATGCAGCGTATTTATATAGATTTTGATTTTGTCTCGGGTTTTACGAGTGTGAGCACACCTATAAATGAAGTGATGAAGAATCGTAAAGGGGTTTGTCAGGATTTTGCACAGATAGCAATTGCCTGTATACGATCTATAGGATTGCCTGCACGCTATGTAAGTGGTTATATAGAAACCTTACCGCCTCCGGGGCAGCAAAAATTAGTAGGAGCAGACGCGAGCCACGCCTGGTTTTCAATTTTTATTCCGGGTTTTGGATGGGTAGATTTTGACCCTACAAATAATCAAATTCCCGGCGATCAACATCTTGTTGTAGGATGGGGAAGAGATTATTATGATGTACCACCTTTAAAAGGTGTGGTTTATGGTAGCGGTAAAAGTAAATTAAAGGTTGAGGTAGATATATCGCGCGTAATCTAG
- a CDS encoding DUF2126 domain-containing protein: MALKVVISHKTKYKYDKRIALSPHIFRLRPAPHSRTPIEAYSLKIKPENHFFNWQQDPFGNYLARVVFPEKTDELSIEVEILADLKTINPFDFFVEESVEDFPFQYSESLKKELLPYLEVTDKGPLLAEFLKTIDTSKQLTIYFLIGINRHINEYLNYTVRMEPGVQTCEETLEKKLGSCRDFAWLLVQSLRHLGMAARFVSGYLVQLKSDEKSLDGPSGPEEDFTDLHAWAEVYVPGAGWIGLDATSGLLASEGHIPLACTPSFESAAPVVGFSDPAETEFEFDNSVTRIFESPRVTKPYTESQWKAIYNLGFEVENELQENDVRLTMGGEPTFVSIDDMESEQWNTAADGPEKRKLSEGLSNRLLHKFAPGGMFHHAQGKWYPGEPIPRWAIGMHWRKDGLPVWKEERLMASFTKEYELPEVISKTFLQELAINLGVRLEYIMPAYEDVFYFMWEEGRLPVDVDPLKGDDTATSVRNRLNKILEQGLDKKIGHVMPLANIRGKWVTNAWEFRRKNLFLIPGNSPVGYRLPLNSLIENPEVASQDISEPDLFDKRKPFGKYGEALEQRLASAKAKKGKKVDYNADKKEKNPFARTAICAEVREKRLYLFLPPLDDAETFLDLIASIEATAKKLDVPVLMEGYEPPRDIRLEVLKVTPDPGVIEVNVHPSKTWGELTNTTLTLYEEAKKSRLGTEKFMLDGKHTGTGGGNHVTLGGTTPSDSPLLRRPDMLRSLLTFWQHHPGLSYLFSGGFIGSTSQAPRIDEGRAENLYELEIAFSQIPEGEEVPFWLTDRLFRHLLTDITGNTHRAEFCIDKLYSPDSSSGRLGILELRAFDMPPHPQMSLMQMLLVRTLVSWFWKEPYKHKLVRWGTQLHDKFLMEHYVKEDIKDIVSQLNAAGYPFELDWFDPFFEFRFPLYGLIKIKDMQVELRAAIEPWNVLGEEMTGGGTARYVDSSLERVQIKISNFNDERYVVTCNGVKVQLSSTDVKGEYVAGVRYKAWDPWSALHPTIGVDTPLVFDVVDLWNKRSIGGCTYFVSHPGGRSYETYPINSLEAESRRINRFWEMGHTQGTIDPSETEPNSGAVKRSLKSTHSEKTFNFKEIPVNPEFPHLLDLRKK; encoded by the coding sequence ATGGCGTTAAAAGTCGTTATTTCTCATAAAACCAAATATAAATATGACAAGCGTATAGCGCTATCACCGCACATATTTAGATTACGACCTGCACCTCATAGCAGAACACCTATAGAAGCATATTCTTTAAAAATAAAGCCTGAAAATCATTTTTTTAACTGGCAGCAGGATCCCTTTGGAAACTATTTGGCACGAGTTGTTTTTCCTGAAAAAACAGATGAATTATCAATAGAAGTTGAAATTTTGGCTGATTTAAAAACGATTAATCCGTTTGATTTTTTTGTTGAAGAATCTGTCGAAGATTTTCCGTTTCAATATTCAGAATCCTTAAAGAAAGAGTTACTACCTTATCTTGAAGTAACAGATAAAGGCCCGCTATTAGCAGAATTTTTAAAGACGATAGATACTTCAAAACAACTTACAATTTATTTTCTAATAGGTATTAACAGGCATATTAATGAATACCTGAACTATACCGTGCGTATGGAGCCTGGTGTTCAAACCTGTGAGGAAACACTCGAAAAAAAATTAGGTAGTTGTCGTGACTTTGCGTGGCTACTTGTGCAGAGTTTGCGCCATCTAGGTATGGCAGCACGTTTTGTGTCAGGATATCTTGTACAGTTAAAGTCTGACGAAAAATCGCTTGACGGCCCGTCTGGTCCAGAAGAAGATTTTACAGATTTGCATGCCTGGGCAGAAGTTTATGTGCCGGGTGCAGGCTGGATAGGTCTTGATGCAACATCAGGATTATTAGCTAGTGAAGGGCATATTCCGTTAGCGTGTACACCCTCATTTGAAAGTGCCGCACCGGTGGTGGGTTTTTCAGATCCTGCAGAAACCGAATTTGAATTTGATAATTCTGTTACCCGAATTTTTGAATCTCCGCGCGTAACAAAACCATATACCGAAAGCCAATGGAAAGCGATTTACAATCTGGGGTTTGAGGTTGAGAATGAATTACAAGAAAATGATGTACGTCTTACCATGGGTGGCGAACCTACATTTGTTTCTATAGATGATATGGAGTCTGAGCAGTGGAATACTGCAGCAGATGGCCCTGAAAAACGCAAACTATCTGAGGGCTTATCAAACCGGTTATTACACAAATTTGCACCCGGCGGTATGTTTCATCACGCTCAGGGAAAATGGTATCCCGGCGAACCCATTCCACGTTGGGCAATAGGTATGCATTGGCGTAAAGATGGTTTACCCGTCTGGAAAGAAGAACGCCTTATGGCTTCCTTTACAAAAGAATATGAATTACCAGAGGTAATAAGTAAAACCTTTTTGCAGGAATTGGCAATAAATCTAGGCGTTCGATTAGAATACATTATGCCGGCCTACGAAGATGTATTTTATTTTATGTGGGAGGAAGGGAGATTACCTGTAGATGTAGATCCCTTAAAAGGGGATGATACTGCAACATCGGTACGTAATCGTCTTAATAAAATATTAGAACAAGGTCTTGATAAGAAAATAGGCCATGTGATGCCTCTTGCTAACATACGCGGGAAATGGGTTACGAATGCATGGGAATTTAGAAGAAAAAATTTATTCCTAATTCCGGGAAATTCACCTGTGGGTTATAGACTTCCTTTAAACTCATTAATTGAAAATCCGGAGGTAGCTTCTCAAGATATCTCAGAGCCAGATTTATTTGATAAACGAAAACCTTTTGGTAAATACGGCGAAGCTCTTGAGCAACGTTTAGCTTCCGCGAAAGCGAAAAAAGGAAAAAAAGTAGATTATAACGCAGATAAAAAAGAAAAGAATCCTTTTGCACGTACTGCTATTTGTGCTGAGGTAAGAGAAAAACGCTTATATCTTTTTCTTCCGCCGCTTGACGATGCAGAGACCTTTTTAGATCTTATCGCTTCGATAGAAGCTACCGCAAAAAAACTGGATGTTCCTGTTTTAATGGAAGGCTATGAGCCTCCACGTGATATTCGTTTAGAAGTATTAAAAGTTACACCAGATCCCGGTGTAATCGAAGTAAATGTACACCCATCAAAGACATGGGGTGAGCTTACAAATACAACTTTAACACTGTATGAGGAAGCGAAAAAGAGTCGCTTGGGTACCGAGAAATTTATGTTAGATGGTAAACATACCGGCACTGGTGGTGGTAATCACGTTACTTTAGGAGGTACAACACCTTCAGATAGTCCGTTATTGCGCAGACCAGATATGCTGCGTAGTTTATTAACCTTTTGGCAACATCACCCGGGATTATCATATTTATTCTCAGGTGGTTTTATAGGTTCAACCAGCCAGGCACCGCGTATAGATGAGGGTAGAGCCGAAAATTTATATGAGTTAGAAATAGCATTTTCGCAGATTCCTGAAGGAGAAGAAGTTCCGTTTTGGTTAACAGATCGCTTATTTAGGCATTTATTGACAGATATTACAGGAAATACGCACCGTGCAGAATTTTGTATAGATAAGTTGTATTCGCCAGATTCTTCATCGGGCAGATTGGGTATTTTAGAACTTCGTGCTTTTGATATGCCACCGCATCCTCAAATGAGTTTAATGCAAATGCTACTTGTACGTACACTGGTTTCCTGGTTTTGGAAAGAGCCTTACAAGCATAAACTTGTGCGCTGGGGAACGCAACTGCACGATAAATTCTTGATGGAGCATTATGTCAAAGAAGATATTAAGGATATTGTAAGTCAGTTAAATGCTGCCGGTTATCCATTTGAATTAGATTGGTTCGATCCGTTTTTTGAGTTTCGTTTTCCACTTTATGGATTGATTAAAATTAAAGATATGCAGGTAGAACTGCGCGCCGCAATCGAACCATGGAATGTTCTTGGGGAAGAAATGACGGGCGGTGGTACCGCGCGTTATGTAGACTCATCACTCGAGCGTGTTCAAATAAAAATATCAAACTTTAACGATGAGCGGTATGTAGTTACCTGTAACGGTGTAAAAGTTCAATTGAGCAGCACCGATGTTAAAGGTGAGTATGTAGCCGGTGTTCGTTATAAAGCCTGGGATCCCTGGTCTGCTTTGCACCCAACTATAGGTGTAGATACGCCATTAGTTTTTGATGTAGTTGATTTATGGAATAAGCGTTCTATAGGTGGCTGCACTTATTTTGTATCACATCCCGGTGGAAGAAGTTATGAAACCTATCCTATTAACAGTTTAGAAGCAGAGTCACGCCGTATAAACAGATTCTGGGAAATGGGACATACACAGGGAACAATAGATCCTTCTGAAACAGAGCCTAATAGCGGTGCTGTGAAACGCAGTTTAAAATCAACACATTCAGAAAAAACATTTAATTTTAAAGAAATTCCTGTCAACCCAGAATTCCCACATTTACTGGATTTACGAAAGAAATAA
- a CDS encoding circularly permuted type 2 ATP-grasp protein: MTVATNAWFTKYFTDNTYDEMFKPDLSVKGDWNTLLENFKQIGVEGLTQRQNDINWLLEENGVTYNVYNDPNGLNRPWNLNVVPFLLDIKEWQQIEKGLKQRADLLDKVLKDVYGERKLIKEGIVPHEVIYGHRGFLRQCDKIHYKIDRHLLLYAADLARGSDGRMWVVNDRSQAPSGMGYALENRSTANRVFADIFADMNIKRLSEFFKEFNELLVEASPEKIENPNIVILTPGSHNETYFEHAYLASFLGYPLVQGNDLVVRDGHLYMKSLKGLKRVHVVLRRVDDVFTDPLELREDSHLGVAGLLDVVRRQNVSIVNPIGSGILENPGLIPFMPAISRFFLKEELHLPQIASWWCGQEKERKYVLENLSKLVIKPIDRTNREHIHFGELLSEKELEALRKEIEKKPYHFVAQEHISFSTTPNFSKGNFEPRNMVARTFTMAGKNGYNVMPGGLVRVASERDNLRVSNQRGGTSKDFWIIGNHKNEEQPSFNWNRKSAVSVSGLDDLPSLTAENLYWAGRYVGRTLVNARFLRMVLKQMNSTEASHQQVGAVKLDTLYKAVTQMTGTFPGFMEDSANGKSALENPLEEIVSVVLNRNRVGSLANTMSMFSNSYYSIRNLWSSDMWRVFENIQKIWRNLENEKDLTITKLIRALNQLITRLIAFMGLIEESIMVDQGLLLYFIGLQLEQSMLTITKCRSLLVIKQPGQTEYEVLESLLSSHESLNIYRYSYRSYIRIEPVISLLLMDLHYPRSLAFQLGRLQKDIARLPHSIKSDVLMNYEKYVFEAFASLRLASSESLAKINSEDSLIREDLDKLLEKLSDLLFQTSQAISNTYFNHTYKQSQLVDQNFPL, from the coding sequence ATGACCGTGGCTACAAACGCTTGGTTTACTAAGTATTTTACAGACAATACCTACGATGAGATGTTTAAACCAGATCTTAGCGTTAAAGGGGATTGGAATACGCTTTTAGAAAATTTTAAACAAATAGGTGTCGAGGGCTTAACTCAGCGTCAGAACGATATTAATTGGCTTCTTGAAGAAAATGGTGTTACCTATAATGTCTATAATGATCCTAACGGTCTCAATAGACCCTGGAATTTAAATGTAGTTCCATTTTTATTAGATATTAAAGAGTGGCAGCAAATTGAAAAAGGACTCAAACAACGTGCAGACCTATTAGACAAGGTTCTTAAAGATGTTTATGGGGAGCGTAAATTAATTAAAGAAGGTATTGTACCCCACGAAGTGATTTATGGGCATCGCGGATTTTTAAGACAATGCGATAAAATACATTACAAGATAGACAGACATTTGCTTTTATATGCTGCAGATTTGGCGCGTGGGAGTGATGGCAGAATGTGGGTTGTAAATGACCGGTCGCAGGCGCCTTCAGGTATGGGTTATGCTTTAGAAAACAGATCTACTGCTAATCGTGTCTTTGCAGATATCTTTGCAGATATGAATATTAAGCGACTCTCAGAATTTTTTAAAGAATTTAATGAGTTACTAGTAGAAGCTTCTCCTGAGAAAATTGAAAATCCCAATATTGTTATTTTAACGCCGGGATCACATAATGAGACGTACTTTGAGCACGCTTATTTAGCGTCTTTTTTGGGGTATCCACTGGTTCAGGGAAATGACCTGGTTGTTAGAGATGGTCATTTATATATGAAATCTTTAAAGGGTTTAAAACGCGTGCACGTCGTATTGCGTAGGGTAGATGATGTATTTACAGATCCTCTAGAATTGCGAGAAGATTCACATCTGGGCGTAGCCGGTTTGCTTGATGTGGTAAGACGCCAGAATGTCTCCATAGTAAACCCGATAGGCAGTGGTATCTTAGAAAACCCAGGCTTAATCCCTTTTATGCCGGCTATAAGCAGGTTTTTTCTGAAAGAAGAATTGCATCTTCCGCAAATTGCATCCTGGTGGTGTGGTCAGGAAAAAGAACGAAAATATGTACTTGAGAATCTCTCAAAGCTGGTGATCAAACCTATAGATCGCACCAATAGAGAACACATTCATTTTGGCGAACTGCTTTCAGAAAAGGAATTAGAAGCGCTAAGAAAAGAGATAGAAAAGAAACCTTATCATTTTGTAGCTCAGGAGCACATTAGCTTTTCTACAACCCCTAATTTTAGTAAAGGAAATTTTGAGCCGCGCAATATGGTTGCGCGTACGTTTACAATGGCCGGTAAAAACGGCTACAATGTAATGCCCGGTGGTCTCGTGCGTGTAGCTTCAGAACGGGATAACCTAAGAGTTTCTAATCAGCGGGGTGGTACCAGTAAAGATTTTTGGATTATAGGAAATCATAAGAACGAAGAGCAACCTAGTTTTAATTGGAATAGAAAATCTGCAGTTTCTGTAAGTGGCCTTGATGATTTACCAAGTTTAACTGCTGAAAATTTATACTGGGCAGGAAGATATGTGGGACGTACTTTAGTAAATGCTCGTTTTCTAAGAATGGTACTCAAACAAATGAACTCTACTGAAGCGAGTCATCAACAGGTAGGAGCTGTTAAATTAGATACACTTTATAAAGCCGTAACCCAAATGACGGGAACGTTTCCTGGTTTTATGGAAGACAGTGCAAATGGTAAATCTGCTCTTGAAAATCCACTTGAAGAAATAGTATCTGTTGTACTCAATCGGAATCGAGTAGGAAGTCTTGCTAATACAATGAGTATGTTTAGCAATTCCTATTACTCAATTCGTAATTTATGGAGTAGTGATATGTGGCGGGTTTTTGAAAATATACAGAAGATATGGCGCAATCTCGAAAATGAAAAAGACCTCACTATAACAAAGTTAATTAGAGCACTTAATCAGCTTATAACACGACTCATAGCCTTTATGGGGCTTATCGAAGAAAGTATAATGGTAGATCAAGGATTGCTGCTTTATTTTATAGGTTTACAACTAGAACAAAGTATGCTTACTATTACCAAGTGCCGGTCTTTGCTTGTGATTAAACAACCGGGACAAACAGAATATGAAGTTTTAGAATCTTTGTTAAGTAGTCATGAGAGTTTAAATATTTACCGGTATAGTTACCGTTCCTATATACGTATAGAACCTGTAATAAGCTTACTACTTATGGATTTGCATTACCCAAGATCGCTTGCATTTCAGTTAGGTCGTCTTCAAAAAGATATCGCCAGATTACCACATTCAATAAAATCTGATGTGTTGATGAATTATGAGAAATATGTCTTTGAAGCTTTTGCCAGTCTGCGTTTAGCAAGTTCAGAATCTCTTGCTAAAATAAATAGTGAGGATAGTTTAATTAGGGAGGACTTAGATAAATTATTAGAAAAACTAAGTGATTTGCTTTTTCAAACATCACAAGCTATATCAAATACCTATTTTAATCATACCTATAAGCAGAGTCAATTAGTCGACCAAAACTTCCCGTTATAA
- a CDS encoding GNAT family N-acetyltransferase, with protein MLNLIRTDSKNADFLKLIKELDETLKLTDGDDHAFYNQFNSLERINNVIVAYESGIAVGCGAFREYGPKSLEIKRMYTKPLYRKRGYASLILEALENWGAELGYTKCILETGIFQPPAIALYKRRHYDIIPNYGQYSGVGGSMCFIKYLAGA; from the coding sequence ATGCTAAATCTAATCCGTACAGACTCAAAAAATGCTGATTTCTTAAAATTGATAAAAGAACTCGATGAAACCCTCAAACTTACTGATGGCGATGATCACGCATTTTATAATCAATTTAATTCTTTAGAACGTATCAATAATGTTATTGTAGCTTATGAAAGTGGAATCGCTGTGGGGTGCGGAGCATTCAGAGAATATGGCCCTAAGAGTTTAGAAATAAAAAGAATGTATACTAAACCGCTGTATAGAAAACGAGGGTACGCCAGTTTAATACTGGAAGCTTTAGAAAACTGGGGAGCAGAATTAGGCTACACAAAATGTATTTTAGAGACAGGTATCTTTCAACCTCCGGCAATTGCTCTTTATAAAAGAAGACACTATGATATTATCCCTAATTACGGGCAATACAGCGGCGTAGGCGGGAGTATGTGTTTTATTAAATATCTGGCTGGTGCTTAG